GCTTTCGCCGCGATTAATGGCGTCGACTTTCGCATCGGCCACATCCACGCCGACGACTGCATGCCCCTGGCTCGCAATGCAGGCGGCTGCCGTGCTTCCGACATAGCCAAGACCGAAGATTGCGACTTTCACCATCAGCTCCCATTGCGCTGCGCGAGCCGTGTTAACCGCGACAATCGGGCGGCGCTACGGGGGAAGCCTATTGCCTTGCGCAAAACCGGGCGGCGCCATGCTAGAAAGCTCTCTCATGCACCAGCACGGTGACGGTCCGCAGCAGGATTCGCACATCGCGCATCAGGCTCCAGCCATTGAGGTATTCAAGGTCTGCATCCAGCCTGCTGCTGAGATCGCCTTCGGTATCCGTTGCCCCGCGAAAGCCGCGCACTTGGGCAAGGCCTGTTATGCCGGGGCGAAGGCCGTGGCGCTGCCAGTATTTGCGATCGACCTGCCAGAACAGCTTCTCGCCCGCCCGCGATCCCAGCGCATGGGGACGGGGACCGACGAGGCTCATATCGCCTTTCACCACGTTGATGAGCTGCGGCAGCTCGTCGATGCTGGTGCGGCGGATGAATCGTCCAACCGGCGTAATGCGCTCGTCATCGCGGCTGGCAGAACGAGCGCCATCGCTGTCGTCTTCGCGCATGGAGCGGAACTTGTAGATTGCAAAAAATCCGTTGCCGCGGCCCATACGGCGTTGGCGGAAGAAGATGGGGCCGCCATCCTGCAGTTTGATCGCCGCCGCCGTCAGCATCATGACGGGGCTCAGCGCGATCAGCGCAGCCAGCGATATGGTCAGGTCGAATACCCGCTTCATCGCCCGTGCGCGAAGGCCCAGATGGCCGTTCGATACCAGCAGTGACGACATCCCGATATCGTCATGCTTCACCACGCCCACCGCCCCGATAGCGCGGGTTGCCTCGTCGATCACTTCGCCGTGCAGGCCGGTGCCTTTTAGAACCTCGGCCCACGCGGCACGGTTCTCCCGCGAACTGCTGACGACGATCTGGTCCATATTGCGCAAGTACTGCGACAGGCGATTGAGCGAAGCCGGGTCTGCCCTGTCGGGTCGCAGCCCATGCTCGCGCGCGTCGATATGTATGGAATCGGGCAGGGAGAACTTTGGCCCGCCCGCCTGGATAACCAGCCGGTTGACAGCGCCGCGGCCCCAGCGCGCGGTCAGCCTGCGGGCAAGAAAGCGGCGCATGGCCACGATCACTGCGCCCGTCAGCACGATGCCGGCGGTGAAGACCACGCGCGAGAATTCGGCGTTCATCTTGGCGAAGAATGCGAAGAAATTGAGAAGCGCCGCCGAGATAGCGAGCGCCGCAATCGCCTTGGCACCTGCTTGGCGCCAATCGGTCAGCCCCGCACGCGAATAGGTGCCGTTGTAGAGTGCGATGGTCAGGAAGAGCGGCAGCAGCAGGAACGCCGGTTCCGCCCCCTGTCGCACGCCTGCAAAATCGCCGCCCGGGCCCAGATAGGCAGCCGCAATGGCAGAGAAGCTCGCCAGAAGGATAAAGCCATCCATCGCCACGAAAAGCAGGTAGGCCTGCAACCGCCGCCGTTCCAACGACGGGACCAGCCCGTTTCGCGGTGCCGGCGGAAGCGATGCTTGATGTGGACGCGCGGCATCGCCCGGCATCTCGACGGACGAGTCGAAATCCAGTTGCGCAGTATCAATTTCTGGCCGAGCCAGATCGTCCATGCGTAAACCCGTCCTTGCCGACATCGTGCCGGTTACGGGTTTTTACCTAGCACACATTTCCTGAAGATTCAGTGCGATTCGCCCGATATCCGCGCTAATGTGCCGCATTATGCAACCAGGGCGGGCAGTCTACCGACGCACGACCGCATAACGGGCGATTTGCGCCAGCTCCTGCGCAAGGATCAGCTCTGCCATCTGGCTGTTGGCAAGCAGGTTGCGATGCAGTTCGGCGAGGCGCGGAACAAGCCTCTCCAGCTTTCCGCCGTTCCATTTGCCCAGCTGGTCGATCACTTCGCGGTGGTCTTTCCAGAACACACCGTTTGCATTGAGGAAACTTTTCATATCCTCGCCGGGTCGCATCTTCGATGCCAGCACGGCGAGTTGGGCAGCACGTCGCTCCATCGCAAGCGCAACGGCCACGGCGTTCAGCCCGACTTCGCGCATCCGGCGCAATTCGCTAGGCAGCTTGCGCGTCTCGCCGGAGAGCGCTGCATTGACGAGCGGCATGAAGCCGTCCTCCTCGGTCGATGCGCCGATGACGTCGAAATCGGCGGGCTCGGCCTGTTTGGGCGATTGCGGCGAGGCATCGAGATAGAGCGCCAGCTTGTCGACTTCCGACTGGGCGAGGCGCACGTCGAGCCCGGCGGCATGGGCGATCCGCTCTGCCAGATTGCCGTTGAGGCGCAGTCCCGCGGCGTCCGCCATGGCGCGCACATCGCCGGTGACGGAACGCAAGTCTGGCGGATAGAACACCGCGACCAGCGCATCACCGCGCTTGACCAGCAGTTTTGCTGTGCGTGACTTGTCGGTGGCGGCAGTCGCAACGATGAAGATCGGCCAGGCATTATCTGCCTCGCCGCGATCGGCCAGCTCGGTATAGGTCTTGATGGCCTCCAGCGCCTCCTCGCCCGAGGCGCGCACGAGGATATGCCTCGCATCGCCGAAAAGGGATGTGGAGCGCGCCTCGTCGACCAGCCTGACGGGATCGGATTTCAGGTCTTGCCCGGTGAGCTCCAGCCGCTCCCCGGGGTCGTGCAGTGCGCCGATCAGCTTCTTGGCCGCTGCGCTGGCTCCTGCTTCATCGGCGCCGCAGAGAAGGTGGATGCGCAGTTTCCCCTGTGCCTTCTGCGCCGCTTGCGCGTAGTCGCGCTGGGTCGCCTTCATCGGCTCTCGCGCAGGGTGCGGGTGATGCGCACCAGAATCTGGTCTGCGACTTCCTGCGAGAGATTTTCAAGCGCCGTCTGCTCGGCTGCAATGGTCGCGAATTCGGAGCCGACGACGTCGATCCCCGCATCCGACCCTGCCGTCGCGTCGACCAGGATGGTGCCGGTTGCGGTATCGACCAATTGGTAGCGGGCGCGCAGGATGCGGCGCTGGCGGCCGATAGTGTCGTCGGTCAGCAGGCCGAGGCCTTCGAGCTGGTCGTCCAGCACCACGTCCAGCCGGTATTGCGAGCCGGTCATCGCTTCACCGCGGCCCAGCCTGTCATTGAGGGCATTGCGCACCAGCCAGCCTTCGCGGCCCGGGATCGGGGCGACCTCGATGGAGGCCAGTTCGCGGGCGACGACGCCGTTGGCACCGCCGGCATAGATCGGCTGGAGACCGCATCCGGCAAGGGGCAGGGAAAAGGCGGCAAGGGCCAGACAAAGGCGCGTCGCGCGCTTCATGTGACGATATTGACCAACCTGCCGGGCACCACGATCACCTTGCGAATTTCCGCGCCATCGATCGAACGCTGGACCTTCTCGCTCGCCAATGCAAGCGCCTCCAGATCCTCTTTCGAGGCGTCCTTGGGCGCCGTCAGCGTGTCGCGCAATTTGCCTTTGTGCTGCACGGCGATGGTGACCTCTTCCTCCACCAGCAGCGCGTCGTCCACTTCGGGCCATGCGGCCATCGCGGCCAGCCCCTCGCCGCCCATCGCGGCCCAGCCTTCTTCGGCAAGGTGGGGCATCATGGGGGAGGCCATCAGCAGGATGGAACGGATCGCGTGGTTGCGGCTGGCAGAAGGCTTGGCTTTCTCCGCAGCGCTCGTGAGTTCGTAAAGCCGTGCGACCGCCTTGTTGAAGGCCAGCGCCTCGATATCGGACGCGACTGCAGCGATCGTCTGGTGGGTCTTGCGGGCCAGCGCCATATCTTCGCCCGATGCGCCAGCATCGTACTGGCCGAACAGCCGCCAGAGGCGCTGGACGAAGCGGCCGCAGCCTTCGATGCCGGCTTCGGACCATGGCAGGTCGCGTTCGGGCGGGCTGTCGGACAGCATGAACCAGCGCACCGCATCGGCACCGTAATCGCGGATGATGTCCTCCGGGTCGACGACGTTCTTCTTCGACTTAGACATCTTGACGACCTTGCCGATCTCGACCGGTTGTCCATCGGAAATCAACGCTGCGGAATCGGCCGATCGCTCGATCTCGGATGGCGGGTAGAAAATCTCGCGCGGGCCATCCTTGCGGCTGTATGTTTCGTGCGTCACCATCCCCTGCGTGAACAGGCTGGCGAAGGGCTCTTTCACATCGAGAGTGCCGACGTGTGCCAGAGCGCGAGTCCAGAAACGGGCATAGAGCAGGTGCAGGATCGCATGCTCGATACCGCCGATATATTGGGCGACCGGCATCCATTGCGCGACTTCGGCGGCATCGAAAGGCTTGTCCGCCGGCTGGCTGGCGAAGCGCAGGAAATACCAGCTGGAATTGACGAAGGTGTCGAGCGTGTCTGTTTCGCGCCGCGCCGCGCCGCCGCATATCGGGCAGGCGACGTTCTTCCAGGTCGGATGCCGCTCCAGCGGATTGCCCGGCGTGGAGAAATCGACATCGTCCGGCAGTTTCACCGGCAGGTCCGCCTTGGGCACCGGCACCACGCCGCAAGCATCGCAATGAATGAAGGGAATGGGCGTGCCCCAATAACGCTGGCGCGACACGCCCCAGTCGCGCAGGCGCCAGACGGTGGTGCCCTCGCCCCAGCCTTCGCTCTCGGCACGAAAGATTACGGCGTCGACAGCTGCTTTACTCGAGTAAAACGGAGCTGGGCCGCATTCTTCATTCAACAACCGCCGCATATCTGGATTCAGATACTCATACTCTACGCCGTGAGTAGGTTTTGTTTCCAAAGCTTCCTTTCGAAAGTCATGGTAGAATTCGAGTTCCCAATCATCCTCGCCTGAGGGCCCCGGGATAACGTAAAATCCGGCATTTTTATCTAGTTCAGCGCCTTCGAACACGAATTGCTCGCTGATGGGAAGTCCGTATTTCGTGGCGAATTCGAAATCGCGCTGGTCGTGGCCGGGCACCGCCATCACCGCGCCGGTGCCGTATTCCATCAGCACGAAATTGGCGATGTAAACGGGCAAGGCCTCGCCGGTGAACGGATGCTTGGCCGTGATGCCGGTATCGAAACCCAGCCTTTCTGCCGTCTCCAGCTCAGCTGCGGTGGTCCCGCCCTTCTTGCACAGGGCAATGAAGTCGCGCGCCCCATCGCTGTCCAGCGACTGCGCCACCGGATGGTCGGCTGCCACCGCCACGAAGCTCGCCCCGAAAATCGTATCGGGCCGCGTGGTGTAGACCGGCAGTTTCTCGCCATTCGACAGGTCGAAAGCGAATTGCAGGCCCTGCGATTTGCCGATCCAGTTGGCCTGCATCAGCTTCACTTTTTCGGGCCAGTCCTCGAGGCTGTCGAGGCCCTCCAGCAACTCGTCGGCAAATTGCGTAATCTTCAGGAACCACTGGTTGAGCTTGCGCTTCTCGACCTCTGCGCCGCTGCGCCAGCCCTTGCCGTCCACCACCTGCTCGTTGGCGAGCACGGTCATGTCGACCGGATCCCAATTGACCTCGCTTTCCTTGCGATAGACGAGGCCCGCTTCGTACATGTCGATGAATTGCGCCTGTTCGTGACCGTAATAATCCGGATCGCAAGTGGCGAATTCGCGGCTCCAGTCGAGTGCGAAGCCCAGCTGCTTGAGCTGGCCTTTCATCGTTGCGATATTCTCATAGGTCCAGCCGCCGGGATGGACGCCTTTTTCCATTGCCGCGTTTTCGGCGGGCATGCCGAACGCGTCCCAGCCCATGGGGTGCAGCACTTCGTCACCGCGCATCTTGCGATAGCGCGCGAGCACGTCGCCCATCGTGTAATTGCGCACATGGCCGATATGGATGCGCCCGCTGGGATAGGGGAACATCTCCAGCACGTATGTCTTAGGCTTGTCGCTGGTGCTGTCTGCCTCGAAGCAGCGAGCCTCGTCCCACGCACGCTGCCAGCGCCCGTCGGCTACGGACGGATCGAATCGTTCATTGCTCATGAAAGCCCCCTAGGGGAGATCAGTTGACAGTTGAACGCCGCAAATCGCGCGCCTGGGTGAGGATGATATCCTCCAGCCGCTGCACGGTTGCCGCCTGCACCGGAGCATCGACCCACTGGCCGTTCGTCAGCACCTGCCGCGTGGCACCCACGCGCAGCGCATCGGCGCGTAGATCCTGGTCGAGAATGGCGACCGAGATTTTCACCCGTTCGTTCGGCGAATTGGGATTGGCGTACCAGTCCGTCACGATCACGCCACCGGCACTGTCCGTCTGCGCCAGCGGGGCGAAGCTCAGCGTTTCGAGCGATGCGCGCCAGAGATAGGCATTCACGCCGATGGCAGTGACCTGCGATGCGGCGATATCGGCGCGCAGGCGATCGTCATTACCGCCGCCGCAGGCAGCCAGGCCGAGTGTGGCCAGCCCCAGCAGGGATGCACGGGCGAAAGCGGAAGCGTTGGTAAGTGCCATTATCGGTCCTGTAATCGATGAAAATCGCTGCAAGCAGCCTCTATAGCGAGCATGCCCGCCCCGGCAAGGCGCGAGGAAGGCGTTGGCCACAAAAGCGCCGCTTCGGCGTGAACCGGTGCTTAATGCCATCGTTTGCACGAAGCGCCCCTGCGCGCTGTTTCGTATGTGGATTGCGGGCAACACCGCGGACAAAGTCGAGCGATGACAGCACTATGTCTGGAAAATGTCATGCAAGGGGCCTAGAAATATCGCTGGATCAAAACGACTCGCAGCGGGAACGCTTATGTTCATGGCGAGTCCAGTTGATGGGAAAGATAAGGGCGGCATGAAAAAGGCACGCACAAGTCTGGCAGGCAAGGTGACGCTCGGCGCGTCTGCCGCGCTGCTGGCTGTGGCCCTTCCCGCTGCCGGCCTCGCCTTTACCAGCGGTGCAAACAGCGCGCTGGTGGAAGATAGCGATGGCCTTGTCGCATTTACCCCTGCCAATGCCGATCCGCGCCTTGCGCGCCTTGTTGCCGAACGCGGCGGCGATGCCGGTATGATGCGTTTCACACCTGCTGCAAGTGCTTCGTCCACCCAGCCGCGCTCGATCACCGTCGCCGTTCGTGTCGACCGGACGCTGGCCGATGTGCTTTCGGGCCGCTCGGTCGGTGCCGAAAGCACAGTCACCAGCCGGCCGACGCCGCTGCGTGTCACGCCGACGCGGTTCAATCTCGGCCTCGCTCGCGGCTATGGCAGCTTCGCACAGGAAGAGGCACCTGCTGCGCGCAGCGTGACGCCGCAGCTTTCCGGCACGCTGTCGCGCGCCAACATTCCCGATCTGGCGGACCTCGCGCGTCCGTCAGCACGGCGTGACGAGCCGGGCCGGTTTGGCGCGCGCATCGCGCTGGATGAGGGTCGCGATCGCGATGCCACTGTTTCCGGCGAAACCGTGTCCGACCAGCTGCTGGATATCGGTGGCAGCTACAGCCTGACGCGCAATTTCGATATTACCGCAGGCGTCCGGTACGAGCAGGATCGCGACCTCGTGCCCGTCCCCAATCTGGACCAGCAGGACAGCCAGGCCGTTTACGTCGGCACGCAATTCCGCTTCTGATTTCTCAGACATTCGTATGCGAAGCCCCGCTGCGGCGGGGTTTTTCTTTGCGCGGGTGCCGCCCGTTGTCTTAAGACGTTCGCACAAAATACGACCCGAAGAAAAAACAGGAGAGAGATGTATGGCACGCGTAGCAGTCGTCACCGGTGGTACCCGCGGTATCGGAAGGGCCATTTGCGAAATGCTGAAGGATGATGGCTTCACCGTCGTCGCGACCTATGCCGGCAATGATGAGAAGGCGCGCGCCTTCACCGACGAGACGGGCATCGCGGCCTACAAGTTCGACGTGGGCGATTTCGATGCCGTGCAGCAGGGCTGTGCCAAGATCGCAGAGGAGGTCGGCCCGATCGACGTGGTGGTCAACAATGCCGGCATCACACGCGACGGTACGCTGATGAAGATGAGCTATGACGACTGGAACGACGTCATGCGCACCAATCTGGGCGGCTGCTTCAACATGGCGAAAGCGGCGTTCGAAGGCATGAAAGAGCGCAAGTGGGGCCGCATCGTCAATATCGGCTCGATCAACGGGCAGGCGGGCCAGTATGGCCAGGTCAACTACGCCGCCGCCAAGTCCGGCATCCACGGCTTTACCAAAGCGCTGGCGCAGGAAGGCGCGCGCTACGGCATCACCGTCAACGCCATCGCGCCGGGCTATATCGACACAGACATGGTCGCCGCCGTGCCGGAGAACGTGCTGGAAAAGATCGTCGCCAAGATCCCCGTTGGCCGTTTGGGCCAGGCGCACGAGATCGCCCGCGGCGTGAGCTTCCTCGCCTCGGAAGACGGCGCGTTCGTCACCGGCTCCACCATGAGCATCAATGGCGGCCAGCACATGTATTGATGGCGGCGCGCGGGAGGGGCTGGTTCGAGCCGCCGCCTCCTGCTGCCCTCGCCTATTCTTTCCTTGCATTGATGTAAGTAAGGATATAACTGACATTCGTGTAACTAACGGATGTCGGTATGCAGACGCGCGAAATCGAGAAACAGGTGATCGCCACGGTGCGCGGTCTCGAAGTCGGCATTGCATGGCCGACCATCGTCCTTGCCGCCGCGATCATCACCGGCTGGAGCGCCACCGTGCTCGCTGCGGCTACGGGATGGCTGCCGCTTTGGGCTGCGCTGCCGATCAATGCGGTCTTCGCGTACCTTGCCTACACCCCAGCGCATGACAGCACGCACGGCTCCATCGCACGCGGGCGGCATGAGTGGTTGAACTACGTGGTCGGCTTCACGGCGGTCTTTCCGCTGCTGCACAACATCTCGCTGCACCGGCTGACGCATCTGGCGCATCACCGCCATCTCAACGATCCGGACATGGATGCCGATCACTGGGTCGCAGGCGAGCGGTGGTGGAGCGTGCTGCTGCGCTGCATGACGGTGGTTTTCTCGCATTATCGCATTGGCTGGCGGCTGGCCGACAACCGCACCCGCGCGCTCGCCGTGCTGGAGAATACCGCCAGCCTCGCCGTTCCGGTTGTCGTTACAGTCACCGCCGGATGGCAGGTCGCGCTGTTTGTCATCCTCCTTCCTGCGATCATCGGGATGACGCTGCTGTCATTCCTGTTCGATTACCTCGTCCACGCGCCTTACACCGGCGAGGGCCGCTTCGGCGCGACCCGCGCTTTCATCCTGCCGCGCCGCTGGCACCGTATCGGGTCGGCGCTGTGGATGCAGCAGAATTACCATCTGGCGCATCATCTCTATCCGTGGATCCCGTTCTACCGCTACCGGCAGGTGCTCGAAGCGGCAGAACCTCTGGTCGAAAGGCGCGGCGGAGCGATTATTCGGCTATAGCGCCGTGATGCGCGACATTTATCATCCGCCGGTCAAACGCTCGGTCGAGATTGCCGGACACAAGACATCCATCAGCCTCGAACCGCTGTTCTGGGACATGCTTCAAGATGCTGCTGCGGAAGCACGGCTGCCGCTCAACGCGCTGGTCGCGCGTATCGATGCCGAACGGATCGAGGCCGAGCGTCCGCCCGGCCTCGCAACTGCCATCAGGTTGTGGCTGGCCGCCGAACTAGCGGCAGCCGAAGCGCCTCAGTAATTGGCAGGCGGATCGCTGGCCGGGGTTGCCTCGTCGCTTTCTTCGTCGACCTGGTCCCACGTGTCCTTCATGGGCGGATCGCGCATGGCGTCCGGTCCGGCATCGCGGACCTGCGCAAAGTTCTCGCCGCCCGCCTGGTTATCGGCAAACGCCTCGTTCCGTTGGCGGTTCTGGCTGTCGTAATAGCGGTACCCGGCGTAGCCGAGGGCACCTAGTACTGCGAGCTTGATAAGCATGGTTGAAGTCCTTTCACCGCCTCAACGCATGAAAGCAGACAAAGGTTCGCGCGGCGCTCGAACAGGCGGTTGACCACGCCCGCCGCGCTCTGCACTAAACGCGCATGACCACTCGCAAACCCATTCGCAAGGCCGTGTTCCCCGTGGCGGGGCTCGGCACACGTTTCCTGCCCGCGACCAAGGCCATTCCGAAAGAATTGCTGCCCATCGTCGATCGCCCGCTAATCCAGTATGCGGTGGACGAAGCGCGCGAGGCGGGGATCGAGCAGATGATCTTCGTGACCGGGCGCGGGAAGACGGCCATCGTCGAACATTTCGATGTGGCATACGAGCTGGAAACCACGATGGGGGAGCGCGGCAAGGACCTCTCCGTTCTCGACTCCAGCCGGTTCACGCCGGGCGACATCATCACCGTGCGCCAGCAAGTGCCGATGGGGCTCGGCCACGCGATCTGGTGCGCCCGTGCCATCGTGGGCGACGAGCCTTTCGCCATCCTCCTGCCGGACGAGATAATGGTGGGTGAACCGGGCTGCATGGCGCAGATGGTGAAGGCCTATGAAGAGGTCGGCGGCAATCTTATATCTGTGCTGGAAGTGCCGCGCGACGACGTATCGAGCTATGGCGTTATCGACCCCGGCGAAAGCAAGGGCGCGCTGACCGAAGTGAAGGGCCTGGTCGAGAAGCCGCCGGTGGATGAGGCGCCGTCGAACAAGATCATTTCCGGGCGCTACATTCTCCAGCCCGAAGTCATGCGGACGCTGGAGAACCAGGGCAAAGGCGCGGGGGGCGAGATCCAGCTGACCGACGCCATGGCGCGCATGATCGGCAACCAGCCTTTCCACGCCGTGACCTTCGAAGGCCGCCGCTTCGACTGCGGCAGCAAGACAGGCTTTGTCGAAGCGACGCTGGCCCTCGCGCTGGAGCGTGAGGACATGGGCGACGAAGTCCGCGCGATCGCGCAGCGCCTGCTCGCGCAATAACGCATGCGATAGCGCGCAAAAGAAAAAGGCGGGCCGCGAAGCCCGCCTTTGTCTCTATCCGTCCAAGGATGAACTCTTATTCTTCGGGGCCACCGCCACGGCCAAGGCGCTCGCCATTGGCAGCTTCGGCTTCGAGGTCCGCAAGCATGTATGGAATGGGGTTTACCGGCTCTCCGGCAACGCGCACTTCATAGTGCAGGTGCGGGCCAGTGGAGCGGCCGGTCGAGCCGACATAGCCGATCAGATCGCCCTTGCGGACCTGGTCGCCGGCGCGAACCGTATAGCGCGAGAGGTGCGCGTAACGGGTCTCGAGATCGCCCATATGGCCGATCTGCACATAGTTTCCATAGGAGCCGAAATAGCGGGCCGATTCGACGACGCCGTCAGCCGTTGCGTAAACAGGCGTCCCGGTCGGCGCGGCAAGGTCGACACCATTGTGGGCGCGGCGCTGGCGCAGGACCGGGTGGTTGCGCATGCCATAGGCGCTCGACATGCGATATTCGTTCACCGGCATGCGAGACGGCACGGAATAGGCGGTGCGCGGTGCAGCGGTGATATCGCCGGTCGCGGTAACACGGGCGCCCTGTTCCAGGCTTTCCCAGCTGGCGAACAGTTCGTTGAACTCTTCTGCATCGGCGTTTGCCGCGTCGGCAGGTGCTTCAGCGACGGCCGTCAGGTCGATAACGCCATCGGCAATTTCGGTTTCATCGGCCAGTGCGGGCGAGGCGATGGCCATCGAACCCACGGCAATAAAGCTGGCGAATTTGAGTAGCATGCGATCCCTCTTTGCTCTCTTCAGGC
This sequence is a window from Aurantiacibacter gangjinensis. Protein-coding genes within it:
- the holA gene encoding DNA polymerase III subunit delta — its product is MKATQRDYAQAAQKAQGKLRIHLLCGADEAGASAAAKKLIGALHDPGERLELTGQDLKSDPVRLVDEARSTSLFGDARHILVRASGEEALEAIKTYTELADRGEADNAWPIFIVATAATDKSRTAKLLVKRGDALVAVFYPPDLRSVTGDVRAMADAAGLRLNGNLAERIAHAAGLDVRLAQSEVDKLALYLDASPQSPKQAEPADFDVIGASTEEDGFMPLVNAALSGETRKLPSELRRMREVGLNAVAVALAMERRAAQLAVLASKMRPGEDMKSFLNANGVFWKDHREVIDQLGKWNGGKLERLVPRLAELHRNLLANSQMAELILAQELAQIARYAVVRR
- a CDS encoding leucine--tRNA ligase, with the translated sequence MSNERFDPSVADGRWQRAWDEARCFEADSTSDKPKTYVLEMFPYPSGRIHIGHVRNYTMGDVLARYRKMRGDEVLHPMGWDAFGMPAENAAMEKGVHPGGWTYENIATMKGQLKQLGFALDWSREFATCDPDYYGHEQAQFIDMYEAGLVYRKESEVNWDPVDMTVLANEQVVDGKGWRSGAEVEKRKLNQWFLKITQFADELLEGLDSLEDWPEKVKLMQANWIGKSQGLQFAFDLSNGEKLPVYTTRPDTIFGASFVAVAADHPVAQSLDSDGARDFIALCKKGGTTAAELETAERLGFDTGITAKHPFTGEALPVYIANFVLMEYGTGAVMAVPGHDQRDFEFATKYGLPISEQFVFEGAELDKNAGFYVIPGPSGEDDWELEFYHDFRKEALETKPTHGVEYEYLNPDMRRLLNEECGPAPFYSSKAAVDAVIFRAESEGWGEGTTVWRLRDWGVSRQRYWGTPIPFIHCDACGVVPVPKADLPVKLPDDVDFSTPGNPLERHPTWKNVACPICGGAARRETDTLDTFVNSSWYFLRFASQPADKPFDAAEVAQWMPVAQYIGGIEHAILHLLYARFWTRALAHVGTLDVKEPFASLFTQGMVTHETYSRKDGPREIFYPPSEIERSADSAALISDGQPVEIGKVVKMSKSKKNVVDPEDIIRDYGADAVRWFMLSDSPPERDLPWSEAGIEGCGRFVQRLWRLFGQYDAGASGEDMALARKTHQTIAAVASDIEALAFNKAVARLYELTSAAEKAKPSASRNHAIRSILLMASPMMPHLAEEGWAAMGGEGLAAMAAWPEVDDALLVEEEVTIAVQHKGKLRDTLTAPKDASKEDLEALALASEKVQRSIDGAEIRKVIVVPGRLVNIVT
- a CDS encoding M23 family metallopeptidase, with translation MLLKFASFIAVGSMAIASPALADETEIADGVIDLTAVAEAPADAANADAEEFNELFASWESLEQGARVTATGDITAAPRTAYSVPSRMPVNEYRMSSAYGMRNHPVLRQRRAHNGVDLAAPTGTPVYATADGVVESARYFGSYGNYVQIGHMGDLETRYAHLSRYTVRAGDQVRKGDLIGYVGSTGRSTGPHLHYEVRVAGEPVNPIPYMLADLEAEAANGERLGRGGGPEE
- the phbB gene encoding acetoacetyl-CoA reductase; this encodes MARVAVVTGGTRGIGRAICEMLKDDGFTVVATYAGNDEKARAFTDETGIAAYKFDVGDFDAVQQGCAKIAEEVGPIDVVVNNAGITRDGTLMKMSYDDWNDVMRTNLGGCFNMAKAAFEGMKERKWGRIVNIGSINGQAGQYGQVNYAAAKSGIHGFTKALAQEGARYGITVNAIAPGYIDTDMVAAVPENVLEKIVAKIPVGRLGQAHEIARGVSFLASEDGAFVTGSTMSINGGQHMY
- the galU gene encoding UTP--glucose-1-phosphate uridylyltransferase GalU translates to MTTRKPIRKAVFPVAGLGTRFLPATKAIPKELLPIVDRPLIQYAVDEAREAGIEQMIFVTGRGKTAIVEHFDVAYELETTMGERGKDLSVLDSSRFTPGDIITVRQQVPMGLGHAIWCARAIVGDEPFAILLPDEIMVGEPGCMAQMVKAYEEVGGNLISVLEVPRDDVSSYGVIDPGESKGALTEVKGLVEKPPVDEAPSNKIISGRYILQPEVMRTLENQGKGAGGEIQLTDAMARMIGNQPFHAVTFEGRRFDCGSKTGFVEATLALALEREDMGDEVRAIAQRLLAQ
- a CDS encoding DUF3576 domain-containing protein is translated as MALTNASAFARASLLGLATLGLAACGGGNDDRLRADIAASQVTAIGVNAYLWRASLETLSFAPLAQTDSAGGVIVTDWYANPNSPNERVKISVAILDQDLRADALRVGATRQVLTNGQWVDAPVQAATVQRLEDIILTQARDLRRSTVN
- a CDS encoding fatty acid desaturase, with the translated sequence MQTREIEKQVIATVRGLEVGIAWPTIVLAAAIITGWSATVLAAATGWLPLWAALPINAVFAYLAYTPAHDSTHGSIARGRHEWLNYVVGFTAVFPLLHNISLHRLTHLAHHRHLNDPDMDADHWVAGERWWSVLLRCMTVVFSHYRIGWRLADNRTRALAVLENTASLAVPVVVTVTAGWQVALFVILLPAIIGMTLLSFLFDYLVHAPYTGEGRFGATRAFILPRRWHRIGSALWMQQNYHLAHHLYPWIPFYRYRQVLEAAEPLVERRGGAIIRL
- a CDS encoding ribbon-helix-helix domain-containing protein, whose translation is MRDIYHPPVKRSVEIAGHKTSISLEPLFWDMLQDAAAEARLPLNALVARIDAERIEAERPPGLATAIRLWLAAELAAAEAPQ
- a CDS encoding exopolysaccharide biosynthesis polyprenyl glycosylphosphotransferase, giving the protein MDDLARPEIDTAQLDFDSSVEMPGDAARPHQASLPPAPRNGLVPSLERRRLQAYLLFVAMDGFILLASFSAIAAAYLGPGGDFAGVRQGAEPAFLLLPLFLTIALYNGTYSRAGLTDWRQAGAKAIAALAISAALLNFFAFFAKMNAEFSRVVFTAGIVLTGAVIVAMRRFLARRLTARWGRGAVNRLVIQAGGPKFSLPDSIHIDAREHGLRPDRADPASLNRLSQYLRNMDQIVVSSSRENRAAWAEVLKGTGLHGEVIDEATRAIGAVGVVKHDDIGMSSLLVSNGHLGLRARAMKRVFDLTISLAALIALSPVMMLTAAAIKLQDGGPIFFRQRRMGRGNGFFAIYKFRSMREDDSDGARSASRDDERITPVGRFIRRTSIDELPQLINVVKGDMSLVGPRPHALGSRAGEKLFWQVDRKYWQRHGLRPGITGLAQVRGFRGATDTEGDLSSRLDADLEYLNGWSLMRDVRILLRTVTVLVHERAF
- the lptE gene encoding LPS assembly lipoprotein LptE; its protein translation is MKRATRLCLALAAFSLPLAGCGLQPIYAGGANGVVARELASIEVAPIPGREGWLVRNALNDRLGRGEAMTGSQYRLDVVLDDQLEGLGLLTDDTIGRQRRILRARYQLVDTATGTILVDATAGSDAGIDVVGSEFATIAAEQTALENLSQEVADQILVRITRTLRESR